The DNA sequence GCAGGTCCGCGACGGAGTGGATGGCGGAGTCGGTGCGCACGACGATGTGCAGGTAGTCGTCGTGGATCCGGGCGAGCGTCGTCAGCCCCGGGTTCTTCTTGTAGGTGTCGGCCGCGACGTCGGCGGCGACGAACCCGACGTCGGCGGCGCCCGCCAGGACCTTGTTGACGTTGTCGGGGGAGCCCTGGGTCTGCAGCACCTGCGGCCGCTCGATGTCGAGACCGGACTGCCAGGCCGTGGCGAGGGTCTGCGCGAGCGTGTCGTAGACCCCGCCCGGGTTGCCGGCGGCGATCCGCAGCCGCAGGCCCCCGAAGCCGGGGCTGCACCCCGTCAGCAGCGCGGCGAACGTGAGCAGGGCGGCGACCATCGCGAGCGCGCGTTTCCGCCGGGTCCGGGCCACGGCCTGATCGTGCCAGACGCCGTGGCCCGCGCGCGCTCGAAGCCGGGATCAGGTGCTCTGGAGGATCCGCTCGATCGCGGCGGGGTCGGCCGACGTGGCGAGCGTGTCGAGGTGCTCGGAGTTGAGGAACGTGGCCGTCAGCCGGCAGAGGATTTCCACCTGGGCGTCCGCCGTCGCGGCGACGGCGAGGCACATCGAAACCTCTTCGTCGTCCCAAGGAATGGGCGTGGCGAAACGGGCGAACACAATTCCTTCCTCGGCCAGCAGGTAGTCGTGCATGTGCAGTGCGTGAGGGACGGCGATCCCGTGTCCGAGATAGGTGGAAAAGCGTCGTTCGCGAGCGGCGAGAGAGTCGGCGTAACCGGCGTGGGCGGCACCGGACCGTTCGAGCTCGGCGCCCAGATAGGCCACGGCTTCCCAGCGTGAGGCCACTTTCACCCCGAGGTGTACCGCGTGGACGGTCAGTGCGGATTGCCGCGTGCTCATCATTTTTTGTTCTTTCATCGGCGTTCTTGGCTGGCTGCGGCAACGCTAAGCGGCGAAGAAGGTTTCGGCGATGTTTCCGTAAGGTATCTCACAAGGTTTTCAACGGGTGGGAATTCTGCAAGTTGCCCGCCTGTGCGGAAAAGTGAAAAGTATTTCGAATGCGTCGGACGACGTTGTGTCAAGCATTTCCGCGGAAGACTGGGGAAATCCGGGTTCCCGGCGCGGGGAGTGAGCGGGGTAACTGACCGTTGACGTGCGGCCGCGAGCGGGCCTACCTTGTAACTATCCAGTTAGATACCGGACGGGAGCAGGCATGACGACGACATTGGTCACCGGTGCGAACAAGGGCATCGGCTACGAGACGGCCCGGCAGCTCGCCGCCGCCGGGCACACCGTGTACGTCGGCGCGCGGGACGCCGAGCGCGGGCGGGAGGCGGCCGGCCGGCTGGGCGCGCGGTTCGTGCAGCTGGACGTCACCGACGACGCGTCGGTGGCCACGGCGGTCAAGACGATCGAGGCCGACGGGGGACTGGACGTCCTGGTGAACAACGCCGGCGTCGAGGGCCGGCAGTCCGACGGCGGCGTGATCGGCGCCGCCGACGTGACCGCCGATCAGATGCGGGACCTGTTCGACACCAACGTGTTCGGGGTCGTCCGGGTCACCCGCGCGTTCCTGCCGCTGTTGCGGCGCTCGGCGGCGCCGGTGGTGGTCAACGTGAGCAGCGGCCTGTCGCGGACGGCGGACCTGGCGAACCCGGACTCGTTCACGGCGTTCTACCCGGGGATCTCGTACCCGGCGTCCAAGGCCGCGCTGAACATGGTCACCGTGCAGTACGCCAAGGCGTTCCCCGGGTTCCGGATCAACGCCGTGGACCCCGGCTACACGAAGACCGACCTCAACCACAACAGCGGCACGCAGACCGTCGAGCAGGGCGCCGAAGCCGCCGTCCGGCTGGCGCAGGCCGGCCCGGACGGTCCGACGGGTGGCTTCTTCGACGCCGCGGGTCCGGTGGCCTGGTGAACACCGCCCGTCCCCGCGACGCCGCGGCCACGAAGGCCCTGCTGCTCGAAGCGGCGACGGCGGAGTTCGCCGAGCACGGGCTGGCCGGCGGCCGGATCGACCGCGTCGCCGAGCGCGCGGGAGCCAACAAGCGCCTGATCTACGTCTACTTCGGCGACAAGAACCAGCTGTTCGACGCGGTCGTGGAGGAGGAGGCCCGGGCCGTCTTCGAGGCGGCCCCGATGGCCGACGGCGACCTCCGCGCGTTCGCGGCCGCGCGGTTCGACTACATGCTGGCCAACGCGGCGTCCCGGCGGATCGGCACGTGGCGCACGCTCGAGCAGATCGAGCCGGCCCCCGCCGAGGTCGACCGGTTCCGCGCCCGCGTCGACGCGGTGACGGCGGCCCAGAAGGAGGGCCGGATCCGCGCCGACCTCCCGGCCGCGGACCTGTTCGCGATCGTCCTGCGCATGACGGAGAGCTGGCTGAGCGCGCCGCCGGCGCTGACCGCGGCGGTGGAGCCGGATCGGTTCGAGGAGCACCGGGCGGCGCTGGTGGAAGCGGTGCGGAGCGTGGTCGAGCCTCGTTAGCGCGGCAGCACCAGGAGCGCGTGGCCGGGCGCGGGCGGCCGGGCGCGAAACCTGCGCGTCGGGACCCGGATCCTCGACGGCGTCCGGCCGATCCACCCGGCGGGCGTGGTCGACGGCGGCCCGTGGCTGGTCCGCGACGGCCGGATCGCGGCCGCGGACGGCGTGGTGCACCCCCGGCGATCCGTCGTTCGTCTACGGCTGGGGCGTCAAGCGCAACCCGCGCACGATGGTCAGCCTCGACCGCCGGGGCCGGCTGCTGATCGTCGCGGCCGACGGCCGTCAGCCCGGTTACGGCGAAGGGCTTTCCCTGCTGGAGCCGACCCGCACCCGCCGGCCGAGCGCGCCGCGAAACCCTTGCCGCGCAACGCCGTCACCAGCGAGGCCGCGTGGTGCCGGGTGCCGCGCGCGGCCGGATCAGGCCTGCACCTGCACGGTGGCCGTCCAGGTGTTGTGGCCGGTGCCTTCGCCGTACACGGTGGTGTGCAGGGTGACACCGGGCGCGAGGCCCCCGCCTCCTGCCGCGGCCGGCGTGACGGTGAGCACGGCGGACAGCGGCAAGGCCGGAGTCTTCACGGGAGGCAACGTACCCGGTTTCCGCTCGAATTCCCGGCGTACGCCCGAACGGCATACTGGGTGGATGAGCGAGCCGATCCCCCTGTTCCCGGTCCCGCCCATCGACCCGGCGCGCTTCGCGGCCGAACAGCACCGGCTGTTCACCGGCATGCGGCTGCACATCGGCCGGTCCGGCGTCGCCCACCGGGTCAGCTGGGTGCCGTGGATGAACAGCCTGACCCTCCCCGCCCCGGCGTGCCACCAGGGCTGGTCGGGCCTCGGCGCGGGCGGCGAAGTGACGCCGACCCAGCAGGGGGTCAGCTGCCGCAAGTGCCTGCGGCTGGGCGGGGAGCCGGAGGACCCGGACCAGCGGACGCTCTTCGCCCTGCCCGGTGAGGAACAGGGCTAGTGCGGGTCTGGCGGTCTGCCGCGGCCTGGTCGTGAGTGTTCAGGGCGGTTAGAACCGCCCTGAACACTCACGACCGACTGCGCGGGGTCAGTCGAGGGGCAGCACCGTGGGAGTCAACGCCGTCACGGTTTCCGTGAGCAGGTTCGCGAGGCCGTCGAAGTCCCCGGTTGCCGACAGGGCCGCCGTGTCCGGGACCCGGTCGAAGGCCAGCCGCAGGCGGTGGTGCAGCTGCGGTACGCGGTCCGGGGGGAACGTGTCCTGTTCGCCGGCGAGGTTTTGCCAAGCCGCTGTCAGCGTCGCGCGGACGCGCTCTGCGGACGGGGTCGCCGCCGGGGTTGTGGTGCCGGGGCGGGCGAACGGGTAGCCCGGGAGGCGAACTCGCCCGGTCCGGGGGTCGGTCAGCCTGATCTCGACGCCGCTGCACCAGAGCTGGGCCAGAGCCGTCGGACCGGTGCTCGACACGGCCGTCAGTTCCGGGCGGGTGGACGCCGCGGCCAGGAACTCGTCGCCACCCAGGTCGACGACCACTGCCGGGCGGCCGCCTGTTGCGGTGGCCAGCAGTTCCGTCGCCTCGGCCGGGTAGGTGAGGTGCTTGGCCCACAGCCGGGTGTCGAGGGGGCGGCCCGCCGGGGTGACGCCGTCCGGGGCGGCCAGGGCGACGGCGGGAGGTGTGAACGTGACCGCCTCGAGCGCCGCGGCGAGGGTGCCGGGGTTGTCGAGTGCCGTGGCCAGGCGCAGGCCGTCGGCGCGGGTCAGGACTCCGGCGGCTACGGCCGCTGTCAGGTGACCTGCTCCGGAGCCCGTCACGACATCGGGTGCCGCGCCGTGGCCGGTGAGCTGCGTGACGAGCGCGTGCTGGGCGGCGAACGTCCGGGCCGACGAGCCCGCGCCGGCGCCGAACGCGAACACCAGCCGGACGGGCCGGGTGCGGTCGACCACGCCGGCCGCCACGGGGCCGGTGCTCAGCGCGCCGGCGCGCAGGGCGGCCGCCGCGGTGGCGGGGTCGGTGGCCACGACGGCGAACCGGTGCGGGAAGCGTTCGCGGCCGCGGTCCAGGGTGGCCGCGACCTGCGCGAGGTCGACGTCGGGGGCCGTGGTCAGGTGGTCGGCCAGCCGTCGCCGAGCCTCGGCCAGCGCCGCCTCGGACGCCGCCGACACGGCGATCACCTGGCTGCCGCCGGTCGCCGGCTCGGACGCCGCGATGACCTGGCTGCCGTCGGCCATCGGCTCGGACGCCGCCGACACCGCGGTGACCTGCGTGCCGCCGGCCATCGGCTCGGATGCGGCTGAGACCGCGATGACCTGGCTGTCGCCGGTCGCCGTCTCGGACGCCGCCGACACCGCGATGACCTGGCTGCCGCCGGTTGCCGGCTCGGATGCGGCTGCGCCGACAGCCTGAGCGCCGCCGGCCGCCGACTCAGCCGGGACCTCCGCGGCGGCGGCCGGAGCAGCTGCGGATTCCCGCTGAGCGCCGCTCGATACGAGAGTCGCGGGAGTGGTGGACGCCGGCGCGACAGCGGAGGAGACGGCCGTGGCCGGGCGATCCACCGGCGTGACGTTCGCCAGCAGCGCCACCTGTGCCCGTACCGTCGTGTGCCGCAGCAGTTCGCCGATCGACGGGGCCGTCGTGAACCGCGACCTCAGATTCGCCTGCAGCTTCACCAGGATCAGCGAATGGCCGCCGACGTCGAAGAAGTTGTCGTCCATCGCGAACGTGTCGTGCTCCAGCAGCTCCGCCCACGCCGCCCGCACCAGGTCCACAGTGGACTCGGCCGCCGGAACCACGGCGGCCGCGGCCGGAGCGGGAACACGAGCGGGAGCGGCGGGAGCGTCGACCGCCTCGGGCAGCCGGCGCCGGTCGATCTTTCCGTTCGGCGTCAACGGCATCCGGTCCAGCGGAACCAGGTACCGCGGCACCGCGAACACCGGCAGCACCTCCCGCGCGTGCCGGCGCAGCTCCTCGACCGTGCCGCCCGCGCCGAGCACGACGTACGCCGCGATCTCCTTCTCCTTGCGGCTGTTCAAGCACACCGTCACGAACGCCGCCTCGACCGACGCGTGCGCGGCGAGGGCCGACTCGACCTCGCCCAGCTCGACGCGCTGGCTGCGGATCTTGACCTGGTTGTCGTTGCGGCCGATGAACTCCAGCCGGCCGTCCGGCAGCCAGCGCACCCGGTCGCCCGTGCGGTACAGCCGCGCGCCGGGCACCCCCGAATAGGGGTCGGGGATGAACCGCCGCGCCGTCTCGCGCGGGTTGCCGAGGTAGCCGCGCGTGACGCCGGTGCCGCCCAGCAGCAGCTCACCCGGCACTCCCCGGGGCGCCTGGCGCATCGTGGTGTGGTCGAACACGACGTAACCGTCGGTCTCCGGGACGACCCGGCCGATCGACAGCGTCCGCGCGTTCTCCTCGATCTCCGTGATCGGCGTCCACGTCGTGGTGAACGAGTTCTCCGTCGGCCCGTAACTGTGCAGCATCGTGCCCGGCGCGCTCCAGCGCAGCGCCTTCTCCAGGTGCGGCACCGACACGATCTCGCCGCCGAAGTACACCCGGCGCAGGCCGGGGAACAGGTCCGGCACGTCCTCGATCAGCCGGTTGAGCAGCGGCGACGAGACGATCAGCGTGGTGATCCCGCGCTCGCGGAACGCCGTCCGCAGCTCCGGCGGGCTCAGCGTCAGCTCCTTGTCGAAGATCACCAGCTCCGCGCCGTGGGTGAGGGCGCCCCAGA is a window from the Amycolatopsis sp. NBC_00355 genome containing:
- a CDS encoding PTS sugar transporter subunit IIA; its protein translation is MKEQKMMSTRQSALTVHAVHLGVKVASRWEAVAYLGAELERSGAAHAGYADSLAARERRFSTYLGHGIAVPHALHMHDYLLAEEGIVFARFATPIPWDDEEVSMCLAVAATADAQVEILCRLTATFLNSEHLDTLATSADPAAIERILQST
- a CDS encoding SDR family oxidoreductase: MTTTLVTGANKGIGYETARQLAAAGHTVYVGARDAERGREAAGRLGARFVQLDVTDDASVATAVKTIEADGGLDVLVNNAGVEGRQSDGGVIGAADVTADQMRDLFDTNVFGVVRVTRAFLPLLRRSAAPVVVNVSSGLSRTADLANPDSFTAFYPGISYPASKAALNMVTVQYAKAFPGFRINAVDPGYTKTDLNHNSGTQTVEQGAEAAVRLAQAGPDGPTGGFFDAAGPVAW
- a CDS encoding TetR family transcriptional regulator; protein product: MNTARPRDAAATKALLLEAATAEFAEHGLAGGRIDRVAERAGANKRLIYVYFGDKNQLFDAVVEEEARAVFEAAPMADGDLRAFAAARFDYMLANAASRRIGTWRTLEQIEPAPAEVDRFRARVDAVTAAQKEGRIRADLPAADLFAIVLRMTESWLSAPPALTAAVEPDRFEEHRAALVEAVRSVVEPR
- a CDS encoding non-ribosomal peptide synthetase; this encodes MIETRRPATAEQTEVWLAMQREPESARFTIPLDLEFTPGVDVAALRIALGDLVERHPNLRSAFVADSGELVQVVHHRPPVPFVEHRRPGRYDRAAALEWAAAIAAQPFDLGSAPLVRGTLLHADDGALFVLAVHHVVSDGWSQGIVARDLVHAYRERVAGRLPWDAPLAIAESAESAESTESTVDVPDSELTAYWSGLLADQPPSLAPIADRNRPGSVPGPAGFREAVLTEDVLERVRAVARERLASPATVVLSAWLTLLHAWSAGADGTTGMLFAARTPDDEERVDLLARVLPVRSRLDFTESFGTLVDRVRDQVLDSLEHSAVPSARLRDIRRDGGASLIDNSVFMYFPEQELSWTEGDTTIRVVEHETTAGKYDLSLAALEGEAHIRLRVDHDTLVYRDSTAEVLLAQLVKLLTDAVADPGATCGALVAASDPFVPARPVTETAPVNRVLLHDMVRRQAELRPDAVAVRYHDEVLTYAGLVARAGAVANWLRAEGLGAESLVALLLPPGPASVVFWLGTLMAGAAYLPLDPAYPDAQLQMVIDDARPRLVVGAPGFVERVRLPKCPIYLVDEALAEAARHPGTPPEVAIDPATAFNVLYTSGSTGRPKGVVWPHAGFIRLLDRPDFVPLHHTDVVSQLSPLNFDGATYEVWGALTHGAELVIFDKELTLSPPELRTAFRERGITTLIVSSPLLNRLIEDVPDLFPGLRRVYFGGEIVSVPHLEKALRWSAPGTMLHSYGPTENSFTTTWTPITEIEENARTLSIGRVVPETDGYVVFDHTTMRQAPRGVPGELLLGGTGVTRGYLGNPRETARRFIPDPYSGVPGARLYRTGDRVRWLPDGRLEFIGRNDNQVKIRSQRVELGEVESALAAHASVEAAFVTVCLNSRKEKEIAAYVVLGAGGTVEELRRHAREVLPVFAVPRYLVPLDRMPLTPNGKIDRRRLPEAVDAPAAPARVPAPAAAAVVPAAESTVDLVRAAWAELLEHDTFAMDDNFFDVGGHSLILVKLQANLRSRFTTAPSIGELLRHTTVRAQVALLANVTPVDRPATAVSSAVAPASTTPATLVSSGAQRESAAAPAAAAEVPAESAAGGAQAVGAAASEPATGGSQVIAVSAASETATGDSQVIAVSAASEPMAGGTQVTAVSAASEPMADGSQVIAASEPATGGSQVIAVSAASEAALAEARRRLADHLTTAPDVDLAQVAATLDRGRERFPHRFAVVATDPATAAAALRAGALSTGPVAAGVVDRTRPVRLVFAFGAGAGSSARTFAAQHALVTQLTGHGAAPDVVTGSGAGHLTAAVAAGVLTRADGLRLATALDNPGTLAAALEAVTFTPPAVALAAPDGVTPAGRPLDTRLWAKHLTYPAEATELLATATGGRPAVVVDLGGDEFLAAASTRPELTAVSSTGPTALAQLWCSGVEIRLTDPRTGRVRLPGYPFARPGTTTPAATPSAERVRATLTAAWQNLAGEQDTFPPDRVPQLHHRLRLAFDRVPDTAALSATGDFDGLANLLTETVTALTPTVLPLD